One Thiohalomonas denitrificans DNA segment encodes these proteins:
- a CDS encoding AI-2E family transporter — MTESQKWYWLAAVAVGGYLLYLLSPVLTPFVAGAVLAYIGDPVVDRLENRGLSRALSVVLVFVVLLAVIFALMLVLVPLLERQIVLFVSKLPTYIDWVQKEGLPALGAFLGIDLGGLELGALRTAVSDYWQQAAGSAGGVVSALSRSGATLVGWLANLILIPVVTFYLLRDWDVMVGRIRELLPRRLEPDVVRLARASDEVLGAFFRGQLIVMLALGLIYSLGLWLVGLELALLIGVSAGLVSFVPYLGFIVGIVAAGIAAIMQFQDAIHLLYVVAVFGVAQAIEGMVLQPLLLGERIGLHPVAVIFAVMAGAQLFGFIGVLLALPVAAIVMVLLRYAHERYLDSELFNQSTDRP; from the coding sequence ATGACAGAATCGCAGAAGTGGTACTGGCTGGCGGCCGTGGCAGTCGGAGGGTATCTGCTCTATCTGCTGTCACCGGTTCTGACACCGTTCGTGGCGGGGGCGGTGCTGGCCTATATCGGCGACCCGGTGGTCGATCGGCTGGAGAACCGTGGTCTGTCACGTGCTCTTTCGGTGGTCCTGGTATTTGTAGTGTTACTGGCCGTCATTTTTGCGCTGATGCTGGTGCTTGTCCCCCTACTCGAACGTCAGATCGTACTGTTTGTCTCAAAGTTGCCGACCTACATCGACTGGGTGCAAAAAGAGGGGCTCCCGGCGCTCGGAGCTTTTCTGGGCATTGATCTGGGCGGGCTGGAACTGGGCGCACTGAGAACGGCCGTCAGCGACTACTGGCAGCAGGCAGCCGGTTCGGCTGGCGGGGTGGTTAGTGCGCTATCCCGTTCCGGGGCGACGCTGGTCGGCTGGCTGGCCAATCTCATCCTGATTCCGGTGGTGACTTTTTATCTGCTGCGGGACTGGGATGTCATGGTGGGCCGGATACGTGAACTGCTCCCGCGCCGTCTGGAGCCGGATGTTGTTCGTCTGGCCCGCGCCTCGGACGAGGTGCTTGGGGCCTTCTTCCGCGGGCAATTGATAGTCATGCTCGCCCTGGGACTGATCTATTCACTGGGGCTCTGGCTGGTAGGGCTGGAGTTGGCCCTGCTGATTGGCGTATCGGCGGGGCTCGTCAGTTTCGTACCCTATCTGGGCTTTATCGTGGGCATTGTGGCTGCGGGCATCGCGGCCATCATGCAGTTTCAGGATGCCATTCACCTGCTGTATGTGGTGGCCGTGTTCGGGGTGGCTCAGGCTATCGAGGGCATGGTACTGCAGCCGCTGCTATTGGGTGAGCGCATTGGCCTGCATCCGGTGGCGGTGATCTTCGCGGTCATGGCCGGTGCGCAGCTGTTCGGCTTCATCGGCGTGCTGCTGGCGTTGCCGGTAGCCGCCATTGTGATGGTGCTCCTGCGTTATGCTCATGAACGCTACCTGGACAGTGAGCTGTTCAACCAATCAACGGATCGACCATGA
- a CDS encoding DUF2066 domain-containing protein, which produces MMRLRVFLLSLSLFLPGVDLLALELHGLYEAEVPVADQSRAARQDATARALSQVLVKVSGSGQVENRAPAEVAKYVQQYRYRRSPSTDELVLWVRFDARGVDGLLREQGVSVWGAARPVTLVWLAVEQGGHRELVGANDEGFARETLITTGERRGLPVRLPLLDLAEQSRIRPADIWGDFHQPIVEISERYDPQAVLVGRLYPLRGSRWAVRWSLYQGDNRFRWNGESEDKRSLLALGIEGAADRLSEALSGSPGGMSDDRLALDVAGVVDLAGLQRTLGYLTGLNVIDHIEVVRVEAEKVRFGLRVDGGTARLVNTLALGDTLTAAAVPDRDREQQYASTPVPERDQQHEQEQQEQGSRRALLYRLVP; this is translated from the coding sequence ATGATGCGGTTACGTGTGTTTCTCCTTTCTCTATCACTTTTTTTGCCCGGGGTCGATCTCCTGGCGCTGGAACTCCATGGTCTGTATGAGGCAGAGGTGCCCGTGGCCGATCAGAGTCGTGCAGCGCGACAGGATGCCACTGCCCGTGCACTGTCACAGGTTTTGGTAAAGGTGAGTGGTTCCGGCCAGGTCGAAAACAGGGCGCCGGCCGAGGTCGCCAAATATGTCCAGCAGTATCGCTATCGACGATCACCTTCGACCGATGAACTCGTTCTGTGGGTTCGGTTTGACGCCCGGGGAGTCGATGGCCTGTTGCGGGAGCAGGGTGTTTCCGTGTGGGGCGCCGCCCGTCCCGTGACGCTGGTGTGGCTTGCGGTTGAGCAGGGCGGACATCGTGAGCTGGTGGGCGCGAATGATGAAGGCTTCGCCCGGGAGACGCTGATCACGACAGGAGAGCGCCGGGGGTTACCGGTGCGCCTGCCGCTGCTGGATCTGGCCGAGCAGTCACGGATCAGGCCCGCGGACATCTGGGGGGATTTCCATCAGCCCATCGTGGAAATCTCCGAACGGTACGATCCTCAGGCGGTACTGGTAGGTCGGCTCTACCCATTGCGAGGTTCCCGGTGGGCGGTGCGCTGGTCCCTGTACCAGGGCGACAATCGTTTCCGCTGGAATGGCGAGAGTGAAGACAAACGGTCACTGCTGGCTCTGGGAATCGAGGGGGCGGCGGATCGCCTTTCCGAGGCCCTTTCCGGCTCACCCGGCGGGATGTCGGATGATCGACTGGCACTGGACGTGGCAGGGGTAGTGGACCTGGCCGGATTACAGCGGACTCTGGGTTATCTCACCGGTCTCAACGTCATCGACCATATTGAAGTGGTCCGGGTGGAGGCCGAGAAGGTGCGCTTTGGTCTGCGGGTGGATGGCGGTACAGCAAGGCTGGTGAATACACTGGCCCTGGGTGATACGTTGACCGCAGCAGCAGTGCCCGACCGGGACCGGGAGCAGCAGTACGCCTCAACACCAGTGCCGGAACGGGATCAGCAGCACGAACAAGAACAACAAGAACAGGGAAGCCGTAGGGCCTTGCTCTACCGCCTGGTGCCGTGA
- a CDS encoding DUF4398 domain-containing protein, producing METTIRMIPLLFAMALVACASMPPAQEMSDARQAIHAAREAHAERHASQYLDQAETFLEQAARDLEHGEYERARRYATAAKAAAISARDHALATAQ from the coding sequence ATGGAAACGACCATCCGAATGATTCCGCTTCTGTTTGCGATGGCCCTGGTGGCGTGTGCCAGCATGCCCCCGGCGCAGGAAATGAGTGACGCCCGTCAGGCGATCCATGCGGCCAGGGAAGCCCACGCCGAGCGTCATGCCTCACAATACCTGGACCAGGCGGAAACTTTTCTGGAGCAGGCCGCCCGTGACCTGGAGCATGGTGAATACGAGCGGGCACGCCGTTATGCCACAGCAGCCAAGGCCGCGGCGATCAGTGCGCGAGACCACGCACTGGCCACTGCACAATAG
- the wrbA gene encoding NAD(P)H:quinone oxidoreductase: MMEVLVLYYSRHGATGAMARLVARGVEEVPGVQARLRTVPEVSTVTEAVADAIPAEGPPYASLEDLRECAGLALGSPTRFGNMAAPLKYFLDTTTPLWLSGALIDKPATLFTSTSSIHGGQETTLLSMMLPLLHHGMVLLGLPYSESDLFTTTGGGTPYGSSHVAGTDNRNPISDAERRLCIAQGRRLAELVWRMAREGK; this comes from the coding sequence ATGATGGAAGTCCTTGTCCTCTATTACAGTCGCCATGGTGCCACCGGAGCTATGGCCCGACTGGTCGCACGGGGAGTGGAAGAAGTGCCCGGGGTTCAGGCCCGCTTGCGAACGGTGCCCGAGGTTTCGACCGTCACCGAGGCGGTAGCCGACGCCATTCCGGCCGAGGGCCCACCCTACGCGTCGCTCGAAGATCTCCGGGAATGCGCCGGCCTTGCCCTCGGCAGTCCGACCCGATTCGGCAACATGGCGGCGCCACTGAAGTATTTCCTCGACACCACGACTCCTTTATGGCTCTCCGGAGCGTTAATCGACAAGCCGGCGACACTCTTCACCTCCACGTCCAGTATCCACGGCGGCCAGGAAACGACGCTGCTTTCAATGATGCTGCCGCTTCTGCATCATGGCATGGTGCTGCTGGGACTCCCCTACAGCGAGTCGGACCTGTTCACGACGACCGGTGGTGGAACCCCTTACGGCTCCAGTCATGTTGCCGGAACGGATAACCGGAACCCCATCAGCGACGCCGAACGACGGCTATGCATCGCCCAGGGACGCCGGCTGGCCGAGTTGGTGTGGCGCATGGCCCGGGAAGGAAAGTGA
- a CDS encoding DUF2069 domain-containing protein yields MTQSRLAYTVALTGYFGLLILLTAWTVWLSPPEELPIALVLLVGVGPLLLPLRGLLHGRPYTFAWTSFLVLLYLVHAVLEIYSSPADRLLATAELLFALMLYGGAVAYARWRGKELKA; encoded by the coding sequence GTGACACAGTCCCGCCTTGCCTACACCGTTGCCCTCACGGGCTATTTCGGCCTGCTGATCCTGTTGACGGCGTGGACCGTCTGGCTTTCACCCCCGGAGGAGCTGCCCATTGCACTGGTCCTGCTGGTCGGGGTAGGTCCACTGCTGTTGCCTTTGCGGGGATTACTGCATGGGCGTCCCTATACCTTCGCCTGGACCAGTTTTCTGGTCCTGCTCTATCTGGTACACGCAGTACTGGAGATCTACAGCAGTCCGGCTGACCGACTACTCGCCACGGCGGAGTTGCTGTTCGCGCTGATGCTGTATGGAGGAGCGGTGGCCTACGCCCGCTGGCGGGGCAAAGAACTCAAGGCATAA
- the purM gene encoding phosphoribosylformylglycinamidine cyclo-ligase, protein MSSDPKTGQEGLSYRDAGVDIDAGNTLVERIKPFAKSTLRPGVLGGLGGFGALFEVPLDRYPNPVLVAGTDGVGTKLKLAMELNRHDTIGIDLVAMCANDLIVQGAEPLFFLDYYATGHLNVDAAADVVKGIAAGCAMAGAALTGGETAEMPGMYQGDDYDLAGFCVGVVEKSEIIDGSRVTDGDAIIGLASSGPHSNGYSLIRKVLEVSGTGLDADFGGRPIGEVLLEPTRIYIKPLLKLFQDADVEVHALAHITGGGLTENLPRVLPEGTQAIIDAASWSRPPIFDWLQRTGGISDEEMYRTFNCGIGMAICVPAAQAQLAAERLCEAGEEAMVIGHIAAGGGERVIIR, encoded by the coding sequence GTGAGCAGCGACCCCAAAACCGGCCAAGAAGGCCTCAGCTATCGTGATGCCGGCGTGGACATCGACGCCGGCAATACCCTGGTCGAACGCATCAAGCCGTTTGCCAAAAGCACCCTGCGACCCGGAGTCCTGGGCGGCCTTGGCGGCTTCGGGGCCCTGTTCGAGGTTCCTCTCGATCGCTACCCCAATCCCGTGCTGGTGGCCGGCACCGATGGCGTGGGCACCAAACTCAAGCTCGCAATGGAGTTGAACCGGCACGATACCATCGGCATCGATCTGGTCGCCATGTGCGCCAACGACCTCATCGTGCAGGGTGCCGAACCACTGTTTTTTCTGGATTACTACGCGACCGGCCATCTCAACGTAGACGCTGCGGCGGATGTGGTGAAAGGGATCGCCGCCGGCTGCGCAATGGCCGGGGCCGCCCTGACCGGCGGCGAAACGGCGGAGATGCCGGGCATGTACCAGGGCGATGACTACGATCTGGCCGGGTTCTGCGTCGGTGTGGTCGAAAAGAGCGAAATCATCGATGGCAGCCGGGTCACGGATGGAGATGCGATTATCGGGCTTGCCTCTTCAGGCCCGCACTCCAACGGCTACTCACTGATTCGAAAAGTGCTCGAGGTGAGCGGCACCGGACTTGACGCCGACTTCGGTGGCAGGCCCATCGGCGAGGTTCTGCTGGAGCCGACGCGGATATATATCAAACCGCTACTGAAGCTGTTCCAGGATGCCGATGTCGAGGTCCACGCGCTGGCCCACATTACCGGGGGCGGCCTCACGGAAAACCTGCCCCGGGTCCTTCCGGAGGGAACGCAGGCCATTATCGATGCCGCCAGCTGGAGCCGTCCTCCCATCTTCGATTGGCTCCAGCGCACGGGCGGTATCAGCGATGAAGAGATGTATCGCACCTTCAACTGCGGAATCGGCATGGCGATCTGCGTGCCCGCCGCACAGGCCCAACTTGCTGCCGAACGGCTTTGCGAGGCGGGGGAAGAAGCGATGGTCATCGGTCACATCGCGGCAGGCGGCGGAGAGCGGGTCATTATTCGATGA
- a CDS encoding CDP-alcohol phosphatidyltransferase family protein has protein sequence MNPKAIPNLITCFRILLVIPLVALLVDRQYGMVLALFAVAGASDALDGFLARRFGWSSRLGALLDPLADKLLMVSSYITMGLLGMLPAWLVALVILRDIVIIGGAAAYQFLIGQVEMEPTLVSKANTALQVLLVLLVLFSFAIQALPGPFINGIVMVVAVTTVWSGFKYVGIWGKRAHHYRSSERKGSR, from the coding sequence GTGAACCCGAAGGCGATACCGAATCTCATTACTTGTTTTCGAATCCTGCTTGTCATTCCGCTGGTCGCGTTACTCGTGGACCGTCAATACGGCATGGTCCTCGCACTGTTCGCGGTAGCGGGGGCTTCCGATGCGCTGGATGGATTTCTGGCAAGGCGCTTCGGGTGGTCGAGCCGACTGGGTGCGCTACTGGACCCGTTGGCCGACAAACTCCTTATGGTCTCTTCCTATATCACCATGGGCCTGCTGGGCATGCTTCCGGCATGGCTGGTAGCCCTGGTCATTCTGCGCGATATCGTCATCATCGGTGGGGCGGCGGCCTACCAGTTCTTGATAGGGCAGGTGGAAATGGAGCCCACTCTGGTCAGCAAAGCGAATACGGCGCTTCAGGTATTATTGGTGCTTTTGGTGCTTTTTTCGTTTGCAATACAGGCGCTGCCCGGACCCTTTATCAACGGGATAGTTATGGTCGTGGCCGTGACCACCGTCTGGAGCGGGTTCAAATACGTTGGCATCTGGGGAAAGCGTGCCCATCATTACCGCTCGAGTGAACGCAAGGGAAGTCGATGA
- the hda gene encoding DnaA regulatory inactivator Hda produces the protein MSAQLPLGVGLRDGATFDNFFAGPNTEVVLQLERGNEPFLFLWGGAGSGRSHLLQAACHRVSGESGGAVYLPLSKSTELAPEMLEGLETMALVTVDDLQQVAGHTGWEVGLFHLYNRARESGCRIVVAADAPPGPLGISLPDLRSRLSWGPVYQLLPLVDADKRVALQLRAHHRGMELSDEVANYILRRSPRDLHSLFSVLEHLDRASLAAQRRLTVPFVREQLAIMP, from the coding sequence ATGAGCGCTCAACTGCCGCTCGGGGTCGGGCTGCGGGATGGTGCGACCTTCGATAATTTCTTTGCCGGTCCGAACACCGAGGTGGTTCTTCAGCTCGAGAGAGGGAATGAACCTTTCCTTTTTCTCTGGGGGGGCGCCGGCAGTGGTCGCAGCCACCTGCTGCAGGCCGCCTGCCACCGGGTGAGTGGCGAGAGCGGTGGTGCCGTTTATCTGCCGCTTTCGAAGAGCACCGAACTGGCCCCGGAGATGCTGGAGGGACTGGAGACCATGGCCCTGGTGACCGTCGATGATCTCCAGCAAGTGGCAGGGCATACCGGGTGGGAAGTGGGCCTGTTTCACCTCTACAACCGGGCCCGCGAGAGCGGTTGTCGGATCGTGGTGGCGGCTGATGCACCGCCGGGGCCCCTGGGTATTTCGCTGCCCGACCTGAGGTCGCGCCTCAGTTGGGGGCCGGTCTACCAACTGCTGCCGCTTGTCGATGCCGACAAGCGGGTCGCTTTGCAACTGCGCGCCCACCACCGGGGAATGGAGCTTTCGGATGAGGTGGCGAATTATATTCTGAGGCGCAGTCCACGGGACCTGCATTCGCTGTTTTCAGTGCTGGAACACCTGGACCGCGCCTCGCTTGCCGCCCAGCGGCGGCTCACCGTTCCCTTCGTCCGTGAACAGTTGGCCATTATGCCTTGA